The DNA sequence CCGAGCCGACGCACAAGACGGCCGGCGGCGAGGAGTGCGCCTTTCGCACCGCCGATGGTCTGACGCTCCGCGGCACCTACCTGGCCACGCCGCTTGCCGCCCGGAAGGGGGTCGTCGTCTTCTGCCATGAGCTCAACGGCGATCGTTGGAACGCGACTCCGTATGTCGTCGACCTGGTCGCTCAAGGCTACGACATCTTCACGTTCGACTTTCGCAACCACGGCGCCAGCGATGCCGTGCCCGGCCTCGTGCCGCGCCCTTGGCTCTCGCCCGACGAAGTGATCGATCTTCGCGCCGCGATCGATTACGTGGCGAGCCGCTCTGATACCGATCCTCGCGGCGTCGGCCTGTTCGGCATCAGTCGAGGCGCCGGGGCGGCGTTTTGCGTTGCGGCCGACGACCCTCGCATTCGCTGCGTCTTCACCGACGGCGTCTACTCCGCTCAGTCGACGCACTTATGCTACTTCATTCGCTACGTCGGCATCTTCATTCCCTATCCTTGGATCACCGACAACCTGCCGCATTGGATTTATCAAGGGTTCCTGTGGGTCGGCCGGTGGTGGTGGGGCTTGAGGAATCGCTTTCGCTTCGTCGATGTCGATGCCTGCGCCGCTCGCATTCGCCGCCCCGTCATGATGGTCCACGGCGAACGCGATTCTATGATCCCCGTCGAAGCGGCTCGAGCGCTGCGGAAATGCGTTCGCGCGCCGGCGAAGCTTT is a window from the Planctomycetia bacterium genome containing:
- a CDS encoding alpha/beta fold hydrolase is translated as MPFASLILAFSWSPAIIVVASAAAVWVLFWIYVWIRYFPIVYRLIGETPILAAEPTHKTAGGEECAFRTADGLTLRGTYLATPLAARKGVVVFCHELNGDRWNATPYVVDLVAQGYDIFTFDFRNHGASDAVPGLVPRPWLSPDEVIDLRAAIDYVASRSDTDPRGVGLFGISRGAGAAFCVAADDPRIRCVFTDGVYSAQSTHLCYFIRYVGIFIPYPWITDNLPHWIYQGFLWVGRWWWGLRNRFRFVDVDACAARIRRPVMMVHGERDSMIPVEAARALRKCVRAPAKLWIVPKAKHNGAIFAVPAEYQRRVARFFRLHLAPSTRTPAG